The window TTGGCGGAATCGCTTCTTCTGACGATTATCCTCGCGGTGGTATCATCGTCAAAAGCAGCAAGTGGGAAGAGCGCATCCCCATCGGAAATTTCGGCGACGGCATCTGGCGACTGCTCGGCCTGATCCTCTCCCTTGTCGCAGCAAAAGACGGGACCTTACTCTTTGACGAAATCGACACCGGCCTGCACCACACGGTCATGTCAAAAATGTGGAAGCTGATCTGCACCACAGCGAGAAAACTCAACGTCCAGGTCTTTGCCACCACTCACAGCAGCGATTGCTGGAAGACCTTAGCAGACAATGCGGTTGAAGAGGAATTTGCTGACATGCCCATACGTATCCATCGGATAGATAAGAATAAAAGTAAACCAGAGACGTTTACTAATCGAGAAATGCACCTTGCCTTGGACCAGGAAATAGAGGTTCGCTAGGATGGCTCGGCAACACGAAAAGGTACTTCTGGTTGAAGGAGTAGAAGACCAACGGGTTATTCCCGAGCTTGTTGAGGCGAACGGCATACAATGGGGTGACAGAGAAAAGGACTGGATTGTTCAAATTAAATCCATGAACGGCGTTGAAAACCTCCTGGATAAACAACGAATCAATGTCCAGCTGAAAAGTTCCGCATTGAAAATCCTGGGCATCATTCTTGATGCTGATGATGAACCCGCCGACCGCTGGCAAAGTATGCGCAACTGCCTTCTTGACCGATATCCAGATATTCCAGAAGAATTGCCCGCAACCGGCCTGATTCATCCCGGCGAAATCACAGTTGGGGTATGGATGATGCCTGATAACCAAAAGCGCGGTATGTTGGAAACCTTTCTTGAATTTCTTCTCCCGGATAACAGCGAGGAATTGTGGAATCTAGCAAGCCAAACCTGCGAACAAGCTGCAGCAAACGGAGCAGCGTTTAAAAAGGCCCATACAGATAAAGCCCGAATCCATACTTGGCTGGCATGGCAAAATCCACCGGGAAGACAGCTTCATAACGCTATAACCGAACGCATTCTCTCTCCGACTTCACCACAGGCCGCAGTGTTCATGCAGTGGTTCAAAGACCTGTTTGAAGTATGAAGGATCTCTTCTCGTCAATGCAACTCAAAACGCACCGGCACCTTCACCCACATTGACTGGGCCCTGCCCCCTACCGTACCCGGAGAGAACTTCCATCCCCGTACAGCCTTCAAAGCTGCCTTATCAAGGATACTATGCCCGCTGCTGGCAAAGAGCCGTAACTCTGCCACCCTGCCGTTGGGATCAACCTTGGCCTCGATGGTGACAACTCCTTCAAGCCCACGTCGTCTCGCCATGCGGGGATATTCCGGTGGCGGGTTGCTCTGATAAAGCGGTGCTGCTTCCCGGACCACACCTGTATTCTTCGCTGGTGTTGCTCGCTTTGTTATTTGATTTGTTGTTCGGACTGTCCTCCCGCTTGTTGTTCTACTTGGAGTTGATGCAAGCACCTGCCTCGTACGCACCTGCCTTGTGCTCACCGGCTGTCGATATGTACTCTGTGTTCTCTGGGTTCTCTGATATGTTTGCCGATACCTTGTCGGTGTTGCTGGATGTATCGTTGCACTGCGCACTATAGGCCGCTGCTGCGAAACGACAGGTTGAGAACGAACAGGCTGGGATGAGACTGAACGAGTCTGCACCGGTGTAGGAATACGTTGCGGCTCAGGCTTTGGTAACGGCTTGACGACTTTCAAGGGCTTAATCTCCTGCTGCGTAACCGGAGCGATCTTCGGCAGCACCGGGAGCTTGGTGGAGATCTTCTTTCCCGGCTGGAGCTTAACCGGACGAATCGCTTGATGCTGCACCTGCGCAAGCTTGGGCAGTGAAGGCACCTTTTGCACGATCTTCTTCAGCGGTTTGGGCTTGGGTACGATCGGTTTGATCGGTTTGATCGGCTGATACTCTGCGGCTGCAAGCTGGGGAAGAGATGGCACCTCCTGGACAATCTTTTTCATCGGCGGCGCAGGCGGTGGAAGCCTCGTCAGACTAACTGTAATCTTCTGCGGTAAAGGCTTCGGTCGTACAGTCGGCGGGGGCTGCTGCATTCGCCAGGAAAGCAAGGCCCCATGCAGACCAATGGTGAACAGGATTGCAGGGACCATCCGCTGCATGGCTTCATTCATGGTGTTGCGGCCTCTGCCTGAGCCTGAAGAGATATACTGGTCAGGCCAGCCAAGCGAACCCGATCCAAGACCTGAAAAAGCTCCTGATAGGAAACCGACTTATCGGCAAAGATCTGGACATCAGGGCTGTTCTCCGCCCCCTCTTTCTTCTTGCCCTCCAACAGATGCTCCAGCTGGGGGAGCTCTACCGGCTTTTCATCAACAAAAAGCTTCAGGGCTCCGTTCTGATTCTGGATGGTCACACTGACCGCCTCTGCCGTTTCCAGACCCGCAGTGCCGGATTCCGGCAGATCCACGGTTTGACCACGATGCACAGCCATAGAGAGCATGGCATAGATAAAAAAGACCAACAGCAGGAACACGATATCAATCAGGGGCAGCATTTCCACCCGAGGCGGTGCTATACTGCGATTGTTCAGTTTCATTGTATTCCCTCCGCCTGTAATCTCCGATATCCTACCTCCAGCCGGGTAGCGTATTTTTCCATGAGATGGGCTGCGTTCTCAATCCGGCTCTTGAAATAATTATAGGGGAAGACCGTAAAAATGGAGATGGTCAGGCCCGCAGCTGTGGTAATCAGGGCCTGGGCAATTCCGCCGGTGACCAGCTTGGGATCAGCCATACCACTGCTGCCAAGCATCTTGAAAGAGGAGATAATCCCGATCACCGTGCCCAGGATACCCAGAAGCGGCGCCACCGTGATTATAGTGTCCAGTACGGTCATAAACTGGGACATCTGCTTGAGCAGGTGCTGGGCCTCGGACTCCATTGCCTTACTCATATCATAGTCCCTGTGCAGGATTCCTACTTTGAGTACCCGGACAATAGCATCATCACTGTCTTCTGTTTTTTCTTCAATCTGCTGCCAATCCCTGCTTTCGGCAATATGCAACACCTCATCGCGCAAGGGGCGGTTACGTCGATAGGCCATAGTTCCCCAGAACAAGATACGTTCAAGGATAATAGTCAGCACAATCACAGAACAGGCCAGGAGTGGCCACATAACCAGGCCACCGTTACGAATAATTTCCAACATAGTAAGGTCTCACTCTTGATATATCTTGATGTATTGAACGTAATGAAAAGTGACAGCAGCGATTCTGCTTGAGAGGACAACGGATCTTGAAAAATTCACCGCACAAACCAGCTGCTGTCACCATCTGGTAAAGTAAACCATTGCGGGCTTCCTGGACAATGAGGCGGAAGGCTCATTTTCTCGGGAAGATCTCCCGATATTCGGGAAATATGGCCGCCTATGCAGGCAGAGGAATAGACCTGAAAAAACATACCATCCTCTTATCAATCAAGGGCTGCGGAGCTCCGGGTGGATCAACTTCGCCATAAGAGAGAGTGTTTCCGCAAAGGTAGCAGGGGATGGGCTACAGGCCAAATCCGGATCAACCACTGAGACCTGCTTCTTTTGCACAGCACTGAGCATAGGAAAACCCTCCCATTTCTCCTTTTCCTCCTGGGCAATCCCGGTTTCACTGCCCATCATGGCTATAATGATCACATCGGGATTCTTCATCAGCACCTTTTCATAGCTGACCGTGCCTTTCTTCTGTTCACCGATCACGTTGATACCGCCGCTCAGGGTGATAAAATCCTGGGTAAAGGAATTCTGCGCTGCCCCAAAAAGCGGGCGGGAGCCGATCTGAAGAAAAACTTTAGGCCGAGGAAGCGGAGCAACAGCGGCAACTACCTTGGCTACCTTTTTCTCTGCCTCTCGAATGACTTTCTCAGCCTGTTCCTCCAGGCCAAGCAGTGCCCCGATGCGGCGGAACTGTTCGCAGATCTCGACAAAGGAGGAGGACTGGCGAAATTGCTCCACCCGCAGGCCCAAATCACGGAGCTTCTTGAGTTGGACCGGCGATGTCAGTCCGGTGGCAAGGATCAGGTCCGGGCGCAGGCTGAGGATCTTCTCAATAGAGACCTGCATCACCGACCCGATCTTTTCCTTGTCCTTGGCTGCCTTTGGCCGGACGCAGTAATTGGTATTCGCAACCAGGCGGTCCTCCGCACCAAGGAGATAGACATTCTCGGTGTTGATCGGTCCCAGGGAGATAATACGTTGGGGAAAGCTGTTTTCCCGGGCCTGTCCGGTCAGGGGAAGAAAGTAGGACAGGAGGGTGATAAATAAAAAAAAGAACCTATACCTATACATTTAATCTGAACAGATAGAAATTATTCTGATAACATACATTGCATGCAATGCTTGCAAAGCCTATAATAAATACATACAAAGCTGTTCGCTTCAACCATCGGAATAGCCAGCAAAATTCATATAAACATAAACTTACGGTGTGTACCATGCCAAGTCTTACCATCCGAAACCTTGACCCTGCTGTTAAACGAGGCCTGAGAATACAGGCTGCCCGCCATGCCTGCTCAATGGAAGAAGAAGCCAGAAGAATATTGCGGGCTGCTATACTGCAACCTGTTAGGGAAAAAGGCTTAGGTACTTTCATTCAGCAGAAATTCCATAAGAACGGCGGAGTTGAAATAGATCCTGTCCGCGCTGCTCCCCGCTCCCCTGTCATACAGGATGATGAGGAATGATACTTCTTGATACCAACATCCTCTCCGAGCCGATGCGTCCTTCGCCGAATGAGCAGGTCATCTCCTGGCTTGACGAACAAATCGTCACGGACCTCTTTATCTGCGCTGTCACCAAGGCGGAAATAGAACTCGGCATCGCCTTGTTACCGGAGGGCCGAAGAAAAAAGGCCTTGTTTTCCGCAGCTCAGGAGCTGTTCAGTAAATTTTCCGAACGCTGTTTGGCCTTCGGTGAAGCTGAGGCTTCCATCTATGCCGCAATTATTGCCGATACCCGTGCCAAGAGCGAAACAATGAGCGTTGAAGATGCTATGATCGCTGCGGTCGCCCTGTCCTATGACTTCACCCTGGCAACACGGAACATCAAAGACTTTAAGGGAATTGACGACATATCACTCATTAATCCCTTTGCAACCTAACCCTACTCGACCTCAGACAGACATCAGTACCCCCACCGCAGCGCAGCAAAGAAACTCCGGCCCGGCATGGGGTACCCTTTCACATAGGCGTACTCCTCGTCAAAGAGGTTATCAATCTGCCCACGTAGAGTGAAGCTCCCCAGCCGCTCATTCTCATAGAAACGCCAGGAAGCACTGAGATCAGTGACCGTGCTGGCATCCAGCTCAACCACCGGGGTCGGGTAAGCCCCGGACTCCCAATCCTCCACATCCTGCGTGCCGCTATAGGCCACATTGAGGCGGCAGCTTATCCCGTCCCCGTTATTGACCAGCAAGCCGGTGGAAAAATTCATTGCGCTGACATCCTGAAGATCCTCACCCGTACTTTCATCCTCATACTGGGTCAGCAGGGTAAAATTGAGATAGGGACGCACCTCCCAATCCCAGCCCATGCTCAGACCCAGATCATAGGAAAACTCGCCTTCAAAGCCCGAGATCGTGGCATCACCCAGGTTTTGCCAGGTTCTGGAGCCATCTGCCAGATAATCAACAATGATCTTATCGGTAAAATCGGTATAAAAAGAGGTGAACGAGGCATTGAGTCCGCTGGCGCTGAAGTCCAGCCCGGCCTCATAGGTACGGCTGGATTCCGGCTCCAGCTCGGAGTTACCCACTGTCCGGGAGCCGAAATGGGTAAAATCTGCTGCCAACTGATTCGCCGAGGGAATCATAAAGGCCTCAGCATACTGGGCCCGCAACTTGAGTTGCTCTGTGACCAGCCAGGACAGGCCAATCTTAGGGGTGAAGTGATCTGTATCGATGGTGCGACCAGCTGGTTCCACCACCTCTACCTCGTACCAATCCTGGCGCAGCCCCAGATCAAGGGTCAGGCGCTGCGCGGGAAAGGTGGTCTTGCCAAGGAGAAAAAACGCTGGATTGCTGTAGCTGGTCTTTGTTGGTGTCCAGGTATTGTCCACTGCATAGTCCAGCCAGTCAATACCACTGGTGATCCGGGTGTGCCCGAAGGTTCCGGTCAGCTGGGCCTGGGCTCCCTGCTGATCGGTGCTGTTGGATGAGACCTCGCCATTATCCCAGCCATCCGGGTCGGAGGCAACAGGATCATCCCAGGAGTTCTCGTCCTTGCCGAAGAAATAACGAGCCATCCATTGCCAGTGCTCAGCGCTGTCTGTCCCTGCATAGCTCAGATCAACCGAGTAATTTTTCTTGTCCGTGCTGTCATCCAGATCATTGGCCGAGAAATAACCAGGGCTGCCGCTGTTATCCAGTTCCGAAGCAGTGACGATCAGGCCCAGGCGGTTCTTTTCCGGGTTCTCTTCCGTAAACGACCAGCCCAGATTGGCGCTCAGGCCGGAGGCTGCATCCAGGCCGGTATTATGAAACTCTGCCCCGCTCCCGGTCTCATAGGCGTCCCGCCTGGAACGACTATAGGAACCGGCAAAGTCGAAAGCGCCCTCTTTCAGGGTACCGCCGATGCCGGATTCATAGGCGCCAAAGGAACCTGCGCCTGCCTCGGCAAAGGCTGCATTGCGCTCTCCCTTGCGGGTAATGATATTAACCACCCCGCCCATTCCTGCTGAACCGTACTGCACAGCTCCCGGTCCCCGGATAATCTCAATCCGCTCAATATTACCAGTCAGCAGCTTGGCCACATTACCGGTTCCGGCACGACGCCCATCAAGCAGAATCAGTACATGGCCCTGAAGGTCATTCCCGAGGCTGTCGGTACGAAATCCACGCAGACCGATGGAGGTCAGGGCACCGGGGTATTTATGGATATGCCCGATGGCCTTCTCCGCCAGCAGATCACCCACATCCCTGGCACCGGATTGCTTGATCTCTTCCCGGTCAATGACCGTAATATTGGCACTGACCTCTTTCTTGCTCTCCGCTGTTCTGGCGGCGGTCACCACCACTTCATCCATCTTCATCGACTGCCCAGGTGTAGCGGCAAGCCCGGTGTGTACAGCGCAGGTGCCGATAAGCAGCTGCACAGCCACGGTTACAAAACTCTTCTTCATCCCTTCTCCTCAGGTTTATCGTCCGAGGATCTCCCTGCACAAGGCAAAAAAAATCCCCGGACCAATTACATACATTGATCCGGGGATGCCCTATTTTTCCACGAATAACTCTCCGCATCTCTCCCTTGTCCACGGGGAGCGAGACGGTCCTGACGTGCCAGCTATCCGGCATGCAAGTCATATGAGTTTCAGACAGGTCTTCTGACTCTCGGTTCATCCTCCTGCTGCGCCTTCCCACATATACTATGCAGTGGCATTCTACAGCATTTGTCCCCGATCACAGCGGCGGGCCCGTCCCGGATTTACACCGGGTTCCCTATTAAGCTCGGTTAGGAGCATCTGAAATACAGGCGAATATATAGCCGAAAACTGGTGGATCTGTCAAGAGGGAGAAGCTGGAGCAGGATGCAATACGTCTTGACTTCCCAGGTTGTAAGGGTATTTTTCAGCACAGGAGAACACAGAACATCGCTGGATAGATAAACAAAAAGGAGCAGGAAGAATGAGCAGGGATAACCGGAAAAAAGAATTAACCGACCTCCTGAATGAGGTTGACGCACTCAAGGAGCAATTGGATGCGGTCAGGCCCCCCTTGCAGGCAGAGAAATCCTTCAGGCCCTTGATACCGAATACACCTATGAAAGCAACCGGATCGAAGGCAATACCCTGACCCTACGAGAGACAGACATCATCGTCAATAAGGGACTCACCGTGGGTGGAAAATCCATGCGTGAACACCTTGAGGCGGCCAATCATTACGAAGCGGTTGCCTTTGTTCGGGAGCTTGCCCAGGAGCAGGTACCTGTTTCGGAGAGCATTGTCAGGCAGGTCCATGCCCTTATCCTGCAAGGCATTGATAGAGAAAATGCGGGAGTATATCGTTCCATTCCCGTGGCCATCTCGGGTAGTCGCCATGTTCCACCCCAACCCTGGCAGGTCCCCAAGCTGATGGAGGAGCTCTTTCTCCGCCTGGAGCAGGAAGCAGAGCACATGCATCCGGTTGTCTCTGCTGCTGAGCTCCATGAAGGCATAGCAACCATCCATCCCTTTACTGACGGCAACGGCAGAACAGCCAGACTCCTGATGAACCTGGCCCTCCTCCGGCAGGGCTATACTATCACCAATATTCCGGGGGAAAGCCAAAGTCGGCTGGCCTATTATGATGCGCTGGAGAAATGTAATCTGGAGCAGGAGAAGACGGAATTTCATCTCCTGATGGCCGGGTATGTCCGGGCCAGCATGGAGAAGCTTATCCGCTTGCTGGGAAAGTAGGGAGCAGGTCCGCTTGAGAGGAGCGAAAGCGGACATAAGCCTGAAAAGCGATAGACTCAAACTGTTCTCCTTTTTTTATCTCCTGTATTTTGTGCATCAAAATACAAGTATTTTGCAACCATGAATTAGGGATTTTATATCTCAAAATATCTATATTCGTATACACAGAATACCTGTATGATATAGACCATGACTTTCACATTCTGGAAGCTGAGCTTCTCTACCCAGAGATAGCCAAGCAGAGCTTAGGCACCAGCAAAAAAACGGTACGTGATACCGGGATGAATACATTCTTTCGTTGTAACGGTGACTTTATCATTGTCTTGTGAACGTCTTGAAGTTTAATCAATTCATATACTCGGAAACTAGATGAAAATATATTCAACACATTACCATAATACTGTTGATTGCAAGAAACTGCGGAAAAGCATATTGCTAGCACATGCAAAAAAGTCGATAAAGATTAAAATATTAACTGCATATTATTCAGCGAGTTTCATCAAATCTTTCTTTAAAGACATATCTAAGGAAAAAAGAAAAACCTGTGGAATAACATTAGTTGTTAATGGTTTCTCGGGAAAAAGACTTAAAGAACAGGTAAAAGAACTTACTAGGATAAAAAAAGATTTTAATCTTTGGGGATTTAAAAAATCTAGCATATATATCAATTATGAAAATACCTTATTTCATACTAAGCTTTATCAGTTTGTCAAGACGACAGGAAATATTTGGTTTCTTGGCTCTGCGAATGCTTCAGAAATAGCCTTTAGTGGAAATGAGGAGCTTCTTGTAAAAATAGGTGCAAAAAGAGCGGATTTAGAAAGGTATGTTGATTCTGTAATTTCCAATTCGATTGAAATTAGTAAATTCAAACCACCAAAAATAAACAATCTAATTAACTTTTTAAAATCAGGTACTATTTATTTCAAGCCTAATACACAAATTCAATTTACATTTAATGAATTGAATATGCCAGACGATGTAATAGAAGAACTCGGAAATCTAGATAAAACAGAAAGGCCTCGTGATACTAATCCAGGTGTTTTATGGGGAGCCTATAATGTAAAAAGAGCACTCGGGATGCAAAATAGCAAACAAAAAAGAAAAATAGTATCAACTAGTCGCTTTGCTATAGAGACATGTTTTGGATACTGGGTGCCATCAACATATTCCAAAGATCTTGATGCACAAATAAAAGCATCTGGCGCAAATAAAAGAAATGAAATTGAGTCAGCACGTGATAAACTAGAAGAAGTTGGTGTTTATGAGATGATAGAAAAATTTGATTTGTATTTGCAGGATGTTGTAAAAATTTTAAATGAAAACGATGTTGAGTGGAGACCAGCTCAAAACCTTTCAGATAAATTTAAAACTTTTGTACAAAACTTACAGAAACGGTTAGAGACCCCAAAGCAGATAGAAAGAGCAAGCGATCCTTTTATTTCAAGTTATCTACCAGAAATCTGGAATGATCCAATTTCCAAGGAAGATTTTTTTGATTCATTTTTTGACTATATTGAATATAAAATCAAGCAATCATCTCCCCCATTGATAGTTAGATCATTGAAAAAAAACTTTAGCCTAGATCCAAGCAACACATCAAAAGAAATAAGAAATAAGATGGAAAAACAACTTAAAAAAGATGGGTGGTCAGAAGACCAATGGGTTCAACCATAAAAAAATACATAAAATGTCCAACGAGTGTTTCCAGCTGACGTTTCCCGCCGCTCGTTCATCGCTCTGGGTAACGCAGCTGAAACAGGTGTTAGTCACATAAGTGATGTTATGTTAAACAAAAAGGGCTGCCAGCAAGTCATGCCAGCGACCCTTTTTTCTCGCGCTATCAACTCAACCGGGAAGCACCCCGGCTAAGAACGCATCATTAATACTTCACCGAAAGACTCAGCATCCCGGAGAACGGCGTGCCGGGATAATAGGTCGCCACGCCCTGCCTGCTGTCATCCATCGCATTAATGGTGGAGACATATTCCTCATCCAGGAGGTTGTTCAGCTCCAGAGAGAGCTTCATCTCCTTGCTCTTGAGGACGTTGGGGAGGGTGTAGCTCATGCGGAGATCAAGCACGGTAGCGGCGTCCACTTCATCTTTGTTTTCCAGATCACTGTAACGGCTGCCGATATAGCGAAGCATGGGCACCACCTCAAAAGGACCGTTATGCCAGATCAGGCCGGTCTTAACCAGCCATTCCGGGGTATCCACAACCTGGTTGCCGTCCGCCTCCAGGGTCTTGCCTGCATAGACCAGATTCTTGTCATACTGCATGGTGGTGTAGGTAGGATTGATGAATAGGGTCAGCTCGTCATTGAGATAGGCGTTCATCTCCAGATCTAGGCCGTAGCCGGTGGCCTCCCCGATAAACTGATCATAGTTCAGGCCTACCCTGGAATCATAGACCGTGCAGACCAGATTGCTGTGGGTGCTGTAGAACAGGGTGGGCGAAAGCTCAAACCAGGGGCCGATATACCGTAGCCCCAGGTCAAAGGTATGGGTTTCCTCGATATCATAGCCATCAAAGAGGGTTTGCAGGTTCATGCCCTGGGCAAGAAAGGTGCTCCGGTTAGCGCTGTAGAGATTAACCAGGGGCATGTACTTGTATGGGCGGATAAAGGTCTTGCCGTAGCTGGCCCGCAGCTCGGTCGAGTCGCTGAGCAAGTTGGACGCGGCCAGGGTAGGAAGGAGGATATCGTACTCTGTGGAGGACCGGTCCAGATCAGGAGTACGCACTAAGGCATAATCCGGGCCAGGACCGCTCATGTATCCCTGGCTGTCATCCTCCTGAAAGTTAAAGTACTTGAGCCCGGCTTGCCAGTTGAAGCGCTCATAGGCACCTGCCAGCTTGAGGTAGGGACTGTGGATATAGGAGGTGCCGCTACTGGCCATGCGTCCGTAGCCGCGATAGGCCAGACCGCTGTCCACAATGGCGTAGTTCTGGCTGTGGATATCCATGTCCACGGCCTCAAAATGATACCCCAGTGAGGCATTGAAGCTGGCTGTCTCCTGCACCGCCTCAGCAATAAGGCCAGTCCGCTGAATATCAC is drawn from Candidatus Electrothrix aestuarii and contains these coding sequences:
- a CDS encoding Fic family protein → MREHLEAANHYEAVAFVRELAQEQVPVSESIVRQVHALILQGIDRENAGVYRSIPVAISGSRHVPPQPWQVPKLMEELFLRLEQEAEHMHPVVSAAELHEGIATIHPFTDGNGRTARLLMNLALLRQGYTITNIPGESQSRLAYYDALEKCNLEQEKTEFHLLMAGYVRASMEKLIRLLGK
- a CDS encoding MotA/TolQ/ExbB proton channel family protein codes for the protein MLEIIRNGGLVMWPLLACSVIVLTIILERILFWGTMAYRRNRPLRDEVLHIAESRDWQQIEEKTEDSDDAIVRVLKVGILHRDYDMSKAMESEAQHLLKQMSQFMTVLDTIITVAPLLGILGTVIGIISSFKMLGSSGMADPKLVTGGIAQALITTAAGLTISIFTVFPYNYFKSRIENAAHLMEKYATRLEVGYRRLQAEGIQ
- a CDS encoding phospholipase D family protein, giving the protein MLAHAKKSIKIKILTAYYSASFIKSFFKDISKEKRKTCGITLVVNGFSGKRLKEQVKELTRIKKDFNLWGFKKSSIYINYENTLFHTKLYQFVKTTGNIWFLGSANASEIAFSGNEELLVKIGAKRADLERYVDSVISNSIEISKFKPPKINNLINFLKSGTIYFKPNTQIQFTFNELNMPDDVIEELGNLDKTERPRDTNPGVLWGAYNVKRALGMQNSKQKRKIVSTSRFAIETCFGYWVPSTYSKDLDAQIKASGANKRNEIESARDKLEEVGVYEMIEKFDLYLQDVVKILNENDVEWRPAQNLSDKFKTFVQNLQKRLETPKQIERASDPFISSYLPEIWNDPISKEDFFDSFFDYIEYKIKQSSPPLIVRSLKKNFSLDPSNTSKEIRNKMEKQLKKDGWSEDQWVQP
- a CDS encoding TonB-dependent receptor codes for the protein MQNKVYNKRILLSLTAAALGAQAVSAASLYAAEEDKAMAEVLVVGERLITPTRQASETVYTGSEITAKGMEIQGTKATTSVYNTLDMLPGINVESPDSNGLAAEMSSVRVRGVKGALGALTVEGVPNYGGNPIGPRDYLYDMENMEAVSVYKGAVPGDIGTGVGSRGGAVELRPDWPHEDFGVAFKQSLGSDAYTRTYLRLDSGELPATGTALSGSFSYAESDKWRGEGELGPRFNGNLSLRQALGEKTSIKLWYNHNDLDQHLYRALSWDDIQDLGGNYDKDFNGTLTGDVKQDIYYYDYNRGTYLNDDFLAVLSSELTDSLSISLKPYASKEDVEILQGITKGGVMVQKRVRDIQRTGLIAEAVQETASFNASLGYHFEAVDMDIHSQNYAIVDSGLAYRGYGRMASSGTSYIHSPYLKLAGAYERFNWQAGLKYFNFQEDDSQGYMSGPGPDYALVRTPDLDRSSTEYDILLPTLAASNLLSDSTELRASYGKTFIRPYKYMPLVNLYSANRSTFLAQGMNLQTLFDGYDIEETHTFDLGLRYIGPWFELSPTLFYSTHSNLVCTVYDSRVGLNYDQFIGEATGYGLDLEMNAYLNDELTLFINPTYTTMQYDKNLVYAGKTLEADGNQVVDTPEWLVKTGLIWHNGPFEVVPMLRYIGSRYSDLENKDEVDAATVLDLRMSYTLPNVLKSKEMKLSLELNNLLDEEYVSTINAMDDSRQGVATYYPGTPFSGMLSLSVKY
- a CDS encoding type II toxin-antitoxin system VapC family toxin — translated: MILLDTNILSEPMRPSPNEQVISWLDEQIVTDLFICAVTKAEIELGIALLPEGRRKKALFSAAQELFSKFSERCLAFGEAEASIYAAIIADTRAKSETMSVEDAMIAAVALSYDFTLATRNIKDFKGIDDISLINPFAT
- a CDS encoding helical backbone metal receptor, which produces MYRYRFFFLFITLLSYFLPLTGQARENSFPQRIISLGPINTENVYLLGAEDRLVANTNYCVRPKAAKDKEKIGSVMQVSIEKILSLRPDLILATGLTSPVQLKKLRDLGLRVEQFRQSSSFVEICEQFRRIGALLGLEEQAEKVIREAEKKVAKVVAAVAPLPRPKVFLQIGSRPLFGAAQNSFTQDFITLSGGINVIGEQKKGTVSYEKVLMKNPDVIIIAMMGSETGIAQEEKEKWEGFPMLSAVQKKQVSVVDPDLACSPSPATFAETLSLMAKLIHPELRSP
- a CDS encoding DUF3226 domain-containing protein, with amino-acid sequence MARQHEKVLLVEGVEDQRVIPELVEANGIQWGDREKDWIVQIKSMNGVENLLDKQRINVQLKSSALKILGIILDADDEPADRWQSMRNCLLDRYPDIPEELPATGLIHPGEITVGVWMMPDNQKRGMLETFLEFLLPDNSEELWNLASQTCEQAAANGAAFKKAHTDKARIHTWLAWQNPPGRQLHNAITERILSPTSPQAAVFMQWFKDLFEV
- a CDS encoding biopolymer transporter ExbD, coding for MKLNNRSIAPPRVEMLPLIDIVFLLLVFFIYAMLSMAVHRGQTVDLPESGTAGLETAEAVSVTIQNQNGALKLFVDEKPVELPQLEHLLEGKKKEGAENSPDVQIFADKSVSYQELFQVLDRVRLAGLTSISLQAQAEAATP
- a CDS encoding plasmid stabilization protein; translated protein: MPSLTIRNLDPAVKRGLRIQAARHACSMEEEARRILRAAILQPVREKGLGTFIQQKFHKNGGVEIDPVRAAPRSPVIQDDEE
- a CDS encoding TonB family protein is translated as MNEAMQRMVPAILFTIGLHGALLSWRMQQPPPTVRPKPLPQKITVSLTRLPPPAPPMKKIVQEVPSLPQLAAAEYQPIKPIKPIVPKPKPLKKIVQKVPSLPKLAQVQHQAIRPVKLQPGKKISTKLPVLPKIAPVTQQEIKPLKVVKPLPKPEPQRIPTPVQTRSVSSQPVRSQPVVSQQRPIVRSATIHPATPTRYRQTYQRTQRTQSTYRQPVSTRQVRTRQVLASTPSRTTSGRTVRTTNQITKRATPAKNTGVVREAAPLYQSNPPPEYPRMARRRGLEGVVTIEAKVDPNGRVAELRLFASSGHSILDKAALKAVRGWKFSPGTVGGRAQSMWVKVPVRFELH
- a CDS encoding TonB-dependent receptor, coding for MKKSFVTVAVQLLIGTCAVHTGLAATPGQSMKMDEVVVTAARTAESKKEVSANITVIDREEIKQSGARDVGDLLAEKAIGHIHKYPGALTSIGLRGFRTDSLGNDLQGHVLILLDGRRAGTGNVAKLLTGNIERIEIIRGPGAVQYGSAGMGGVVNIITRKGERNAAFAEAGAGSFGAYESGIGGTLKEGAFDFAGSYSRSRRDAYETGSGAEFHNTGLDAASGLSANLGWSFTEENPEKNRLGLIVTASELDNSGSPGYFSANDLDDSTDKKNYSVDLSYAGTDSAEHWQWMARYFFGKDENSWDDPVASDPDGWDNGEVSSNSTDQQGAQAQLTGTFGHTRITSGIDWLDYAVDNTWTPTKTSYSNPAFFLLGKTTFPAQRLTLDLGLRQDWYEVEVVEPAGRTIDTDHFTPKIGLSWLVTEQLKLRAQYAEAFMIPSANQLAADFTHFGSRTVGNSELEPESSRTYEAGLDFSASGLNASFTSFYTDFTDKIIVDYLADGSRTWQNLGDATISGFEGEFSYDLGLSMGWDWEVRPYLNFTLLTQYEDESTGEDLQDVSAMNFSTGLLVNNGDGISCRLNVAYSGTQDVEDWESGAYPTPVVELDASTVTDLSASWRFYENERLGSFTLRGQIDNLFDEEYAYVKGYPMPGRSFFAALRWGY